In Myotis daubentonii chromosome 6, mMyoDau2.1, whole genome shotgun sequence, a genomic segment contains:
- the LOC132236803 gene encoding large ribosomal subunit protein eL39-like: MSSHKTFRIKRFLAKKQKQNRPIPQWIRMKTGNKIRYNLKRRHWRRTKLGL, translated from the coding sequence ATGTCTTCCCACAAGACTTTCAGGATCAAGAGGTTCCTGgccaagaaacaaaagcagaatcgGCCCATTCCCCAATGGATTCGGATGAAAACTGGTAATAAAATCAGGTACAACTTGAAGAGGAGACATTGGAGAAGAACCAAACTGGGCCTATGA